One genomic segment of Gossypium arboreum isolate Shixiya-1 chromosome 3, ASM2569848v2, whole genome shotgun sequence includes these proteins:
- the LOC108488709 gene encoding D-galacturonate reductase-like, protein MENKVPIVSVVSSFSGLTMPVIGMGTASYPPVDAGTLKSAIVEAIRAGYRHFDTAFIYGSEQPIGAAIAEALNIGLIKSRNELFITSKLWCTYAEPDLVIPAIKMSLENLQLEYLDLYLIHWPLKFSKKVSRLPVPKEEVSVIDIKTVWSAMEECQLLGLTKVIGVSNFSSRKLEEILSLAKIPPAVNQVEMNPLWQQKELNEYCKAKGIHVSAHSPLGSKGTLWGDNRIFDCHALKEIAEAKGKTIAQICLRWVYEQGASVIAKSFNKKRMEENLEIFDWSLSVEELEKIRVLPQCKINSIGTFIEPSAELEAQL, encoded by the exons ATGGAGAATAAAGTTCCAATCGTTTCAGTCGTCTCCTCCTTTAGCGGGCTAACCATGCCAGTGATAGGCATGGGGACAGCCTCGTATCCACCAGTTGATGCAGGGACCCTAAAATCAGCCATTGTTGAGGCAATCAGAGCCGGGTATCGCCACTTTGATACAGCTTTCATATATGGGTCTGAGCAGCCAATTGGAGCAGCAATCGCTGAGGCCTTGAACATTGGCCTCATCAAGTCCCGGAATGAACTCTTTATCACTTCCAAACTATGGTGCACTTATGCTGAGCCAGACTTGGTCATTCCCGCCATCAAAATGAGTCTCGA GAATCTTCAGCTAGAATATCTTGATCTTTATCTCATACATTGGCCACTAAAGTTTAGCAAAAAGGTGAGTCGTTTGCCGGTTCCCAAAGAAGAAGTATCTGTTATTGATATCAAAACAGTTTGGAGTGCCATGGAAGAGTGTCAACTTCTGGGTCTCACCAAAGTCATTGGTGTCTCTAACTTCTCTTCGAGAAAGCTTGAAGAAATCCTTTCCTTGGCCAAAATCCCTCCCGCCGTCAACCAG GTGGAGATGAACCCTCTTTGGCAGCAAAAGGAGCTGAATGAGTACTGCAAGGCGAAGGGTATTCATGTTTCAGCTCATTCCCCTCTGGGCTCAAAGGGCACGTTGTGGGGAGATAACAGGATTTTCGACTGTCATGCTTTGAAAGAGATTGCTGAGGCCAAAGGGAAAACAATTGCCCAG ATTTGTCTAAGATGGGTGTACGAGCAAGGGGCAAGTGTGATAGCAAAGAGCTTCAACAAGAAGAGAATGGAGGAGAACCTTGAAATATTTGATTGGTCATTGAGTGTAGAAGAATTGGAGAAGATCAGAGTTCTTCCCCAGTGCAAAATTAACTCCATCGGTACATTTATCGAGCCCAGCGCCGAGCTTGAGGCACAGCTATGA